In Alteromonas naphthalenivorans, one DNA window encodes the following:
- a CDS encoding NAD(P)H-binding protein: protein MKTAMVLGATGLVGRTLVNILLQDRRYSEVTCLVRKPLQSSQFSDPYNRLKPVVIDFNNLQDYQGYFSVDHVYCCLGTTLKQAGSKSAFRRVDFEYVHIAAQLTRAQRTGSFVWISSVGADAKSSNFYLRVKGELENAIMRMPQLPHAAAVRPSLLLGARSESRTLEDVAQKTAPAWKMLMQGPLKKYRPVHASDVARNMMTRQKW, encoded by the coding sequence ATGAAAACCGCAATGGTGCTAGGAGCGACCGGATTAGTGGGACGAACGTTGGTAAATATACTTTTACAGGACCGTCGCTACAGCGAAGTGACCTGTTTGGTTAGAAAACCGCTGCAGTCTAGTCAATTTTCCGACCCATATAATAGGTTAAAACCCGTGGTTATCGATTTTAATAACCTGCAGGACTACCAAGGGTATTTTAGTGTTGATCACGTGTATTGCTGTTTAGGTACCACACTTAAACAAGCTGGCTCTAAATCGGCGTTTAGGCGCGTTGATTTCGAATACGTGCATATTGCCGCGCAACTAACCCGTGCCCAGCGAACCGGCAGCTTTGTGTGGATCTCATCGGTAGGGGCTGATGCAAAAAGCAGTAACTTTTATTTACGGGTGAAAGGCGAGTTAGAAAACGCGATAATGCGCATGCCTCAGCTTCCACATGCGGCAGCAGTACGTCCTTCACTTTTATTAGGTGCGCGAAGCGAATCTCGCACTCTTGAAGATGTGGCACAAAAAACTGCACCTGCTTGGAAAATGCTGATGCAAGGGCCGTTGAAAAAATACCGCCCAGTGCATGCTTCCGATGTAGCAAGAAACATGATGACAAGGCAAAAGTGGTAG
- a CDS encoding YgjV family protein: MLIVAEAFGAIAVVLNFIGYRQNRVERYLFISAFALLSLSVHFFMLDAMAAGVGTCLAGLRNFIAIKNRSRWVLFIFVAANILFMLYEWFILHHDWNIFIAYASSLIFTIGSIVLKETDKIRRYFLLAETLGLMYALSVGSIFGTVFNISNLFSIVTKMISDKKKVNH; the protein is encoded by the coding sequence ATGTTGATTGTAGCTGAAGCGTTCGGTGCTATTGCCGTCGTACTCAATTTTATAGGTTATAGACAAAATAGAGTTGAGCGCTATTTGTTTATCTCTGCCTTTGCTTTGCTGAGCTTAAGCGTGCACTTCTTTATGCTTGATGCCATGGCTGCCGGCGTGGGTACATGCTTAGCGGGGTTACGTAATTTCATTGCTATTAAAAACCGTAGTCGATGGGTTCTGTTTATTTTCGTGGCCGCCAATATCCTATTCATGCTGTATGAGTGGTTTATTCTGCACCATGACTGGAACATTTTTATCGCCTATGCGTCATCCCTCATTTTTACGATAGGCTCAATTGTCTTAAAGGAAACAGACAAAATAAGACGATATTTTTTGCTCGCAGAAACACTAGGGCTTATGTACGCCCTCTCAGTAGGTAGTATTTTTGGTACCGTTTTTAATATCAGTAACTTATTTAGTATTGTGACAAAGATGATTAGTGATAAAAAGAAGGTAAACCATTAG
- a CDS encoding EAL and GGDEF domain-containing protein, whose amino-acid sequence MRSRSTHRIYGLPLVLFVFLSLLFISAGVYLDKEDKRVRVSKAQSVAEQVKISLEVFSTERIQAVHNLMRNWPTFAPNQVDWFNAQAMSLMGMQRGYSSLTFADQNGVIQWVATPSHGMKTRLSNELIGQPLASVGLTIPALAESLASTLVHSSATGHYHIVVGRSISPQELNHGYLLAGFDAQTILGVMLGELEGPQFNFALRDSGHTLFSNGELVNDGTVITTEPFSFIGRQFSLSMQTEVGRYSAGVLVAVIGLFMSALASWIFHKQMKGAVRLSISQKRYLTASEASLDALVIYRPAGNDYELVEANRYSRLLFRGACAELSTKTLKAQLTLLGKADLFDSVVAVATNNTPFEEYVAIKESKIAPEWLKVQVVKAGDNIALTARDVTERFKAQRALKNSEERYRRLVDGMHRHFVYTKTAEHKFIYVSAGIETILGFTPDYFIEKESRLVRKIPDETFNIRMKSGQGVKPDPYLVHYTSCEGKELVLEFSDTPILNESGALIAVEGIAKDVTKEQALQEEVAYQANHDQLTGLLNRYAFDKQLRDILEANSADTPDKNTDVKRDNVTTIYPSLISANTTNPGVMCFIDMDRFKLVNDSCGHPAGDKLLQEVSTIFRQHISDKDLLARIGGDEFCIIYHEQPLDKVKIKLDKLLKAISTYRFMYEDKLFFVGASIGVIEINPQEHNAAELIKAADNACYKAKHLGRNRYFVYHAHDAQLNMDNSENDVLHTLHKALQFDGFELYSQAIMPLNGITEDDTNGLEHYEILIRLTGSDGTLISPGLFIPLAERHGLMNKVDYWVVDNTLKTLEANPLHVDNVAKVAINLSGITLGDEITLLKITQRLQGTTVPLEKICFEITETTAVTNLSAAKHFISTLREIGCSFALDDFGAGMSSFTYLKNLDVDYVKIDGSFVRNIVHDPIDHATVTAINNIAHSMGKQTVAEFVVDTATANVLKALQVDYGQGFALDKPKPLAHRVQWLTKLVSV is encoded by the coding sequence ATGCGCTCAAGATCTACCCACCGTATTTACGGGCTTCCGCTAGTGTTGTTCGTTTTTCTTTCCTTACTTTTTATTTCTGCTGGTGTTTATCTGGATAAAGAAGATAAGCGCGTAAGAGTTTCAAAAGCCCAGTCAGTGGCAGAGCAGGTAAAAATTAGCTTGGAAGTATTCTCTACCGAACGCATCCAAGCCGTTCACAATTTAATGCGTAACTGGCCAACCTTTGCGCCCAACCAGGTAGATTGGTTTAATGCGCAAGCAATGTCGTTGATGGGGATGCAGCGCGGCTATAGTTCGCTAACATTTGCTGATCAGAACGGCGTTATTCAATGGGTTGCTACGCCCTCCCATGGAATGAAAACCCGCTTATCGAACGAACTTATCGGTCAGCCACTCGCGTCGGTAGGGCTAACTATTCCCGCTCTGGCTGAATCGTTGGCGAGCACATTGGTACATTCGTCAGCAACGGGTCACTACCATATTGTTGTTGGTCGCTCTATTAGCCCTCAAGAACTTAATCACGGGTACTTATTGGCGGGCTTTGATGCGCAAACTATTTTGGGCGTTATGCTAGGCGAGCTAGAAGGTCCTCAGTTTAATTTTGCGCTTCGAGACTCGGGGCACACCCTATTTAGCAATGGTGAGTTGGTTAATGATGGAACCGTTATTACTACTGAGCCTTTTTCATTTATAGGTCGTCAGTTTTCGCTGTCTATGCAGACCGAAGTGGGGCGTTATAGTGCTGGTGTATTAGTTGCGGTAATAGGGCTTTTCATGTCGGCATTGGCCAGCTGGATTTTTCATAAGCAAATGAAAGGTGCGGTGCGTCTATCGATTAGTCAAAAGCGCTACCTTACGGCAAGTGAGGCCTCATTAGATGCGTTAGTTATTTATCGCCCTGCAGGCAATGATTATGAATTAGTTGAAGCAAACCGCTACAGTCGACTTCTATTTCGTGGGGCATGTGCAGAGTTAAGCACTAAAACACTGAAAGCTCAGTTAACGCTGCTAGGCAAAGCTGACCTGTTTGATAGTGTTGTTGCGGTGGCAACAAACAACACGCCCTTTGAAGAGTACGTCGCTATTAAGGAAAGTAAAATTGCGCCTGAATGGCTTAAGGTACAAGTGGTTAAGGCGGGTGACAATATTGCCTTAACCGCTAGGGATGTCACAGAAAGATTCAAAGCTCAGCGAGCACTTAAGAATAGCGAAGAGCGCTATAGGAGGCTTGTCGATGGCATGCATAGACACTTCGTTTATACCAAAACTGCTGAGCATAAGTTTATTTATGTGAGTGCTGGGATTGAAACTATTTTGGGGTTTACGCCAGACTATTTCATCGAAAAAGAGTCTCGACTGGTAAGGAAAATACCTGATGAGACCTTCAATATACGAATGAAATCGGGGCAGGGGGTAAAACCCGATCCTTATTTGGTTCACTACACCAGCTGTGAAGGAAAAGAATTGGTACTAGAGTTTTCAGATACGCCTATCTTGAATGAGTCTGGTGCCCTAATTGCAGTGGAAGGTATTGCAAAAGATGTAACCAAAGAGCAGGCGCTGCAAGAAGAAGTCGCCTATCAGGCCAATCATGATCAACTCACAGGTCTACTCAACCGCTATGCTTTTGACAAACAACTCCGTGATATTTTAGAGGCGAATTCAGCCGATACGCCTGATAAAAATACAGACGTGAAAAGAGACAACGTCACTACCATATACCCTTCACTAATCTCGGCTAATACCACTAATCCTGGCGTAATGTGCTTTATTGACATGGACAGGTTTAAGTTAGTCAACGACAGCTGTGGTCACCCCGCTGGCGATAAGTTACTTCAAGAAGTGTCTACTATATTTCGGCAGCACATTAGCGACAAAGACTTGCTTGCCCGAATAGGGGGCGACGAATTTTGTATTATTTATCACGAACAGCCTCTCGATAAGGTAAAAATAAAGCTCGATAAGCTGTTAAAGGCTATCTCTACTTACCGGTTTATGTATGAAGATAAGCTATTTTTCGTTGGGGCGAGCATTGGTGTCATTGAAATAAATCCACAAGAACATAATGCGGCAGAGCTTATCAAGGCCGCTGACAATGCCTGCTACAAGGCCAAGCATTTAGGACGAAATAGATACTTTGTTTACCATGCTCACGATGCACAACTGAACATGGATAACAGCGAAAATGATGTATTACACACCCTGCATAAAGCGCTGCAGTTCGATGGTTTTGAATTATATAGCCAAGCCATTATGCCCCTTAATGGCATAACTGAAGACGATACCAACGGCCTTGAACACTATGAAATTCTTATACGCTTAACCGGAAGTGATGGCACGCTTATTAGCCCAGGTTTGTTTATACCTCTTGCCGAGCGTCATGGCTTGATGAACAAAGTGGACTACTGGGTGGTAGACAATACACTAAAGACATTAGAGGCCAATCCACTGCATGTAGACAATGTGGCTAAAGTAGCGATTAACTTGTCGGGAATTACCCTCGGCGATGAAATCACCTTGTTAAAAATTACCCAGCGGCTTCAAGGTACGACAGTACCACTAGAAAAAATTTGCTTTGAAATCACAGAAACCACAGCCGTCACTAACTTAAGTGCGGCCAAACATTTTATTTCCACCCTTCGGGAAATAGGGTGCAGCTTTGCCCTCGACGACTTTGGTGCCGGAATGTCGTCGTTCACTTACCTTAAAAACTTGGATGTTGATTACGTCAAGATTGACGGTTCCTTCGTTCGAAATATTGTTCACGATCCGATTGATCATGCTACAGTTACTGCGATAAATAATATTGCTCACAGTATGGGTAAGCAAACGGTGGCGGAGTTTGTGGTAGATACCGCAACGGCAAATGTACTAAAGGCACTACAGGTAGACTATGGTCAAGGTTTTGCCTTAGACAAGCCTAAGCCCCTTGCCCATCGCGTACAGTGGCTTACAAAACTCGTGTCTGTTTAG
- the bcsA gene encoding UDP-forming cellulose synthase catalytic subunit, producing the protein MGNSLTNKHHTRYLLIALLIASTLLGLLLLAPMDAAGQLVSSSIILVIISICSREANFAQRFQYFFRTLALVLGIAITLRYLFWRGLYTLSATDVFSFIAIWLLFLAEIYAGITSILGCIVNVFPLSRPQLSLDDIDRTQLPTVDVMIPTYNESQDILEITIRAAKVMDYPADKVSIHLLDDGGTDEKINQAEAKKAQIAVERRAELKALCERLGVTYHTRAQNLYAKAGNVNSAINNTSGELIVILDADHVPTSDFLSRTVPWMVKKEKVFLVQTPHFMANPDPVERNYFSAFTRMPSENDMFYGTIQKGLDYWSSSFFCGSAALMRRAHLELVGGISGESITEDAETALDLHKMGYESVYVDRPMVSGLAPETFDAFIQQRMRWAQGMTQILLLKKPYNAKGLSWYQRVGYMSSIMFWLFPFARVVFLLMPLGYLVFGLQVYHASMMEILAFTMPHVIATYMISTMLFGRTRWPLVSELYEILQCAFTLMALIKVFLKPRAPSFVVTPKGESLDKNFVSPLSNVFYWITALLSFAMIIGIYKFINEPLTRELTLVVLLWNGFNLLLLFSAMSVLLERKQLRSQSRLPATDNVVIRTHEGQAWVGELNDLSSSGVKVQIRGDLSIIPSNVVLTSWTEALKSNVDLNMKVVEFDSDKKTLRATFNPQSDVERNNVVAYCLCDSRRWQSFQRRRTRPISYWFGMRHVLNVGLGPIFAHLFFLLKKLLLRIKMRSGVLKE; encoded by the coding sequence TTGGGCAATTCGTTAACTAATAAGCACCACACTCGTTATCTTCTAATTGCCCTGCTTATTGCATCCACGCTCCTAGGATTATTGCTTCTAGCCCCTATGGACGCAGCAGGTCAACTGGTCTCTTCTTCCATTATTTTGGTTATCATCTCAATATGTAGCCGTGAAGCCAATTTCGCACAACGGTTTCAATATTTCTTTAGAACACTCGCGCTGGTACTTGGTATCGCTATAACCTTGCGCTATTTATTCTGGCGGGGCTTATATACTCTTTCTGCCACTGATGTATTTTCATTTATTGCCATATGGCTTCTTTTTTTAGCTGAAATTTATGCTGGAATTACTTCAATTCTAGGGTGTATTGTCAATGTGTTCCCACTTAGTCGCCCCCAGCTTTCTCTTGATGATATAGATAGAACGCAGTTGCCCACTGTCGATGTCATGATCCCCACCTACAATGAATCACAAGACATTTTAGAAATCACTATTCGAGCAGCCAAAGTGATGGATTATCCTGCTGACAAAGTCAGTATTCATCTGTTGGATGACGGCGGTACCGACGAAAAAATAAATCAAGCAGAGGCAAAGAAAGCGCAAATAGCCGTAGAGCGCCGCGCAGAATTGAAGGCGCTTTGTGAAAGGCTAGGAGTTACCTACCATACACGAGCGCAGAACCTTTACGCAAAAGCAGGTAACGTGAACAGCGCCATTAATAATACCTCTGGTGAGCTTATTGTTATTTTAGATGCAGACCACGTGCCCACTAGCGACTTTTTAAGCCGAACTGTGCCTTGGATGGTTAAGAAAGAAAAAGTGTTTTTGGTACAAACCCCTCACTTTATGGCGAACCCAGACCCCGTCGAACGAAACTATTTCTCGGCGTTTACCCGTATGCCTTCTGAAAACGACATGTTTTACGGCACTATTCAAAAGGGCTTAGATTACTGGTCTAGTTCGTTTTTTTGTGGGTCGGCTGCGTTAATGCGCAGGGCACATTTAGAGTTAGTCGGGGGGATCTCGGGAGAGTCTATTACCGAGGATGCAGAAACCGCTTTAGACTTACATAAAATGGGCTATGAATCAGTGTATGTTGACCGCCCGATGGTAAGCGGATTAGCGCCAGAAACCTTTGATGCTTTCATACAGCAAAGGATGCGCTGGGCACAGGGAATGACCCAAATTCTATTGCTGAAAAAACCCTATAACGCGAAGGGATTGTCTTGGTATCAACGCGTTGGCTACATGAGCTCTATAATGTTTTGGCTGTTTCCCTTCGCACGGGTTGTCTTTCTGCTAATGCCGCTTGGTTATTTGGTGTTTGGGCTACAGGTTTACCATGCCTCGATGATGGAAATTCTGGCGTTCACCATGCCCCATGTTATCGCAACATACATGATTTCCACCATGCTATTTGGGCGAACCCGATGGCCGCTGGTTTCTGAGTTATACGAAATTTTACAGTGCGCATTCACACTGATGGCGCTCATCAAGGTATTTTTAAAACCTCGCGCGCCCTCATTTGTGGTTACCCCGAAAGGGGAGAGTTTAGATAAGAACTTTGTTTCGCCACTTTCTAACGTGTTCTACTGGATAACCGCATTGCTTTCGTTTGCCATGATCATCGGCATTTATAAATTCATTAATGAACCGCTTACCCGAGAGCTCACGCTAGTTGTGCTGCTATGGAATGGTTTCAATTTATTACTTTTGTTCAGCGCTATGAGTGTATTGCTTGAGCGTAAACAACTGAGAAGCCAATCACGACTACCCGCCACCGATAACGTGGTGATTAGAACGCACGAAGGGCAAGCTTGGGTAGGAGAGCTAAACGACTTGTCTTCTAGCGGGGTAAAGGTACAAATTAGGGGGGATTTATCGATAATTCCATCTAATGTGGTATTAACTTCTTGGACAGAAGCGCTAAAATCTAATGTAGATTTAAATATGAAAGTCGTCGAATTTGATAGCGATAAGAAGACGTTACGTGCAACCTTCAATCCACAAAGTGATGTGGAACGAAATAACGTTGTGGCCTATTGTTTATGTGACAGTAGACGCTGGCAATCGTTTCAACGACGCCGAACTCGCCCGATTTCATATTGGTTTGGTATGCGACATGTTCTAAATGTAGGACTAGGCCCTATATTTGCTCATTTGTTTTTCTTACTAAAAAAGCTGCTTCTACGAATTAAAATGCGTTCTGGGGTATTGAAGGAATAA
- a CDS encoding PH domain-containing protein, with the protein MGLFDTLLGNASETSAEAVNEELSPILAENETVTAAFKLVRDLSVFTNKRLILIDKQGLTGRKVNYHSIPYKSITQFVVETAGHFDTDAELKIWLSGKSDAIEIELSKASAQDVQKNLANQMFA; encoded by the coding sequence ATGGGCTTATTTGACACCTTGCTAGGTAACGCTAGTGAAACCAGTGCTGAAGCGGTAAATGAAGAACTCTCACCCATATTGGCTGAAAATGAAACCGTCACCGCAGCATTTAAACTAGTAAGAGATTTAAGCGTATTTACCAATAAGCGACTAATTCTTATTGATAAGCAAGGGCTAACGGGCAGAAAGGTTAACTACCATTCTATTCCTTATAAGTCGATTACCCAGTTTGTGGTAGAAACGGCAGGACACTTCGATACCGATGCAGAACTAAAAATATGGTTATCAGGTAAAAGTGACGCTATAGAAATTGAGTTAAGTAAAGCATCTGCGCAAGATGTACAGAAAAACTTAGCCAATCAGATGTTTGCTTAA
- a CDS encoding S9 family peptidase: MKKAFLIGAAMLSTAVQAAPLDIERIFASPSLDGNAPRALKVSPDGERVTFLKGKQTDYERLDLWEYHIDSGETRLLFDSNDLQSGEEVLSDEEKARRERMRLSGSGIVSYQWSADGKALLFPLGGDVYYHKLGEKGAKQLLDTDVFETDIKLSPKGNYISFIRDQNLFVKHIESGKETAITKEGGGNIKFGMAEFVAQEEMGRMTGYWWSPDESFIAFTKVDESPVDVISRSEIYADDIKTIEQKYPKAGTNNVLVELAIQNINNGARRWVDLGEDKDIYLARGKWMPNSETFTYQWQTRDQQTLELRAYNVPTEKQSVLLSETSNTWVNLHNDLYFLSDSDQFIWASERDGFKHLYLYENSGKLVRQLTQGDWVVDNIEAVDAKNNRIYFAGRKDTPLESHAYSVSLDGGDISRITNEGAYHSVSFSKDASIFIDRLSTINSPAQVSLNDASGKRITWLEENKVEEGHPLYPYMDTWTKPEFGDITTKDGATLKYRIYKPENLEKKHPVIVYLYGGPHAQVVTNSWAGNRGLLMQHWVDKGYVVFTLDNRGSNYRGKAFEDPIYKKMGFVEVDDQVAGVEFLRTLPYVDAKRIGVHGHSYGGYMTLMTMFKAGDYFQAGVSGAPVTDWRLYDTHYTERYMGNPKTDDDAYTASSVFPYAKDLKGDLLIYHGMADDNVLFTHSTMLYKHLQDLAIPFETMDYPGKKHSIRGKQTGIHLYKTITNFFDRNLTPEQ; the protein is encoded by the coding sequence ATGAAAAAAGCCTTTTTAATAGGAGCCGCTATGCTCTCTACCGCTGTACAGGCCGCACCGCTCGATATTGAGCGTATTTTCGCTTCTCCTTCCCTTGATGGCAATGCGCCTCGTGCACTTAAAGTTTCTCCAGATGGAGAAAGAGTTACGTTCTTAAAAGGAAAACAGACCGATTATGAACGTCTCGATTTATGGGAATACCATATAGACAGTGGCGAAACCCGCCTATTGTTCGATTCAAATGACCTTCAAAGTGGCGAAGAAGTGTTAAGTGACGAAGAAAAAGCCCGTCGCGAACGTATGCGTCTGTCGGGTAGTGGCATTGTAAGCTATCAATGGTCTGCAGACGGTAAGGCCCTCCTTTTCCCGCTTGGTGGTGATGTGTATTACCACAAACTCGGCGAAAAAGGGGCAAAACAACTTCTTGATACCGACGTATTCGAGACTGATATTAAGCTTTCTCCTAAAGGAAATTACATTTCTTTCATTCGCGACCAAAACTTGTTTGTAAAACATATTGAGTCAGGCAAAGAAACCGCCATCACAAAAGAAGGCGGCGGTAACATTAAATTTGGTATGGCCGAATTCGTTGCTCAAGAAGAAATGGGCAGAATGACTGGTTACTGGTGGTCACCAGATGAAAGCTTTATTGCATTTACCAAAGTAGATGAAAGCCCTGTAGATGTGATTTCTCGGTCAGAAATTTATGCCGACGACATTAAAACCATAGAACAAAAATACCCCAAAGCAGGCACCAACAATGTACTTGTTGAGCTTGCTATCCAGAATATCAATAACGGTGCACGTAGATGGGTAGACTTAGGCGAAGACAAAGACATATACCTTGCCCGCGGTAAATGGATGCCTAACAGTGAAACTTTCACCTATCAGTGGCAAACTCGCGACCAACAGACTCTTGAGCTGCGAGCGTATAACGTTCCAACAGAAAAGCAGAGCGTACTGTTAAGCGAAACCAGTAATACGTGGGTTAACTTACACAACGATTTATACTTTTTGTCTGACTCAGACCAGTTTATTTGGGCTTCTGAGCGAGATGGCTTCAAGCACCTTTACCTTTACGAGAACAGTGGCAAGTTAGTTCGCCAGTTAACTCAAGGCGATTGGGTGGTTGATAACATTGAAGCGGTTGATGCCAAGAATAATCGAATTTATTTCGCGGGCCGTAAAGACACGCCGCTTGAAAGCCATGCCTATTCGGTATCGTTAGACGGTGGCGATATTTCACGTATTACCAATGAAGGCGCTTATCACAGTGTGTCATTCAGTAAAGATGCCTCCATCTTTATCGACCGTTTATCTACTATTAACTCACCTGCCCAAGTAAGTTTAAATGATGCCTCTGGCAAGCGTATTACATGGCTTGAAGAAAATAAGGTAGAAGAAGGCCACCCGCTATATCCCTACATGGACACGTGGACTAAACCTGAATTTGGCGACATTACCACCAAAGACGGCGCAACCTTAAAGTACCGTATTTACAAACCTGAAAACCTTGAAAAGAAACACCCTGTTATTGTGTATCTTTACGGTGGTCCACACGCGCAAGTTGTGACGAATAGCTGGGCAGGTAACCGCGGGTTACTGATGCAGCATTGGGTAGATAAAGGCTATGTAGTGTTTACCCTTGATAACAGAGGCTCTAACTACCGTGGAAAGGCATTTGAAGATCCTATCTATAAGAAAATGGGCTTTGTAGAAGTTGACGACCAAGTCGCTGGTGTTGAGTTCTTGCGAACCCTACCGTATGTAGATGCTAAGCGTATTGGTGTTCATGGCCACAGTTATGGCGGTTACATGACGCTAATGACCATGTTTAAAGCGGGCGACTACTTCCAAGCAGGTGTGTCTGGTGCTCCCGTTACCGACTGGCGCTTGTACGATACGCATTACACTGAACGCTATATGGGCAACCCTAAAACTGATGACGATGCATACACAGCCTCTTCCGTATTCCCTTACGCGAAAGACTTAAAAGGTGACTTGCTTATTTATCACGGAATGGCTGACGATAACGTACTGTTCACCCACTCTACGATGCTATACAAGCATCTTCAAGATTTGGCAATTCCATTTGAAACCATGGATTACCCAGGTAAGAAGCACAGCATTCGTGGTAAGCAAACGGGTATTCACTTGTACAAAACCATTACTAACTTCTTCGACAGAAATTTAACGCCTGAGCAATAA
- a CDS encoding tRNA1(Val) (adenine(37)-N6)-methyltransferase → MFRCKQFVVNQTNCAMKVNTDSMILGSWAKPNQSAHILDIGTGTGILALMMAQQSLASAKITAIDIDEGAALQASANVGASPWPTKIVVQHTKLSDLVADNTFDFIVSNPPYFEQVKGHSHAYNSQSDTREQARQTVSLTPAHLFSFVIEHLTSTGEFYCLYPFARESEITDLAAEIGLATNRILRVQHNDQHSPYVTVFCMSKQHKKSVIENLVIRDESGDYSSRFKALCRDFYLRF, encoded by the coding sequence ATGTTTCGCTGCAAGCAATTTGTTGTTAATCAAACCAATTGTGCCATGAAGGTAAATACCGACAGTATGATTTTAGGTAGTTGGGCTAAGCCTAATCAAAGTGCGCATATTCTTGATATAGGCACTGGCACGGGCATTCTCGCGCTAATGATGGCGCAACAGTCTTTAGCATCGGCAAAAATCACCGCTATCGATATCGACGAAGGCGCAGCACTGCAAGCAAGCGCAAACGTAGGGGCTTCGCCCTGGCCAACAAAAATAGTGGTGCAGCACACCAAGTTGTCCGACTTAGTAGCGGATAACACTTTCGATTTTATCGTGTCTAATCCGCCCTATTTCGAGCAGGTAAAAGGCCATAGTCATGCCTACAATTCGCAAAGTGACACTAGAGAACAGGCTAGGCAAACTGTTTCACTTACTCCAGCGCATCTATTTTCATTTGTCATTGAGCACCTTACCAGTACGGGTGAGTTCTATTGCCTTTATCCTTTTGCTCGGGAGAGCGAAATTACAGACTTAGCTGCTGAAATAGGCTTAGCCACGAATCGTATATTAAGAGTGCAGCACAATGACCAACACTCCCCTTATGTGACGGTATTTTGTATGAGTAAACAACACAAAAAGAGCGTTATTGAGAATTTGGTAATTAGAGATGAATCCGGAGATTACTCAAGTCGTTTCAAAGCGCTTTGCCGCGATTTTTATTTACGCTTTTAA